Proteins found in one Haloferax litoreum genomic segment:
- a CDS encoding MaoC family dehydratase, protein MTGLYYEEFEVGQTIEHEKRRTVSESDNQQFCDMTMNQQPLHLDAEFASQTQFGERLVNGLYTMSLAVGVSVPDTTDGTIVANLSYDNVSHPNPVFHGDTLRAQTTVLDKRETSDGERGVVTMKVEVFNQDDELVCEFERTALSLKKENVDGE, encoded by the coding sequence ATGACCGGTCTGTACTACGAGGAGTTCGAAGTCGGCCAGACCATCGAACACGAGAAGCGCCGCACCGTCTCCGAGTCGGACAACCAGCAGTTCTGCGACATGACGATGAACCAGCAACCGCTCCACCTCGACGCGGAGTTCGCGTCCCAGACCCAGTTCGGCGAGCGACTGGTCAACGGTCTCTACACGATGAGTCTCGCCGTCGGCGTCTCGGTTCCCGACACGACAGACGGAACCATCGTCGCCAACCTCAGTTACGACAACGTTTCGCATCCGAACCCCGTCTTCCACGGCGACACGCTCCGTGCCCAGACGACGGTCCTCGACAAGCGCGAAACGTCTGACGGCGAACGCGGCGTCGTCACGATGAAAGTCGAGGTGTTCAATCAGGACGACGAGTTGGTCTGTGAGTTCGAGCGAACGGCACTGTCTTTGAAGAAGGAGAACGTCGACGGCGAGTAA
- the gdhB gene encoding glutamate dehydrogenase GdhB codes for MASAASSTAKDDEPTEETALETARRQLQRAAAHLDVDPGVIERLHHPNQVHRVSVPLERDDGTTAVYTGYRAQHDSVRGPYKGGLRFHPDVTEDECIGLSMWMTWKCAVMDIPFGGAKGGIVVNPKDLSTDEKERLTRRFAEELRPFIGPTKDIPAPDMGTDAQTMAWFMDAYSMQEGETQAGVVTGKPPVVGGSKGRDTAPGRSVAIVAREAIDYLGWDIEDTTVAVQGFGSVGAPAARLLDDHGATVVAVSDVNGAIYDPDGLDTHDVPTHEEEPEAVMKYDAPETLSNEDLLELDVDVLIPAAIGNVLTAENAGDVQADLIVEGANGPTTSAASEIFEEREIPVVPDILANAGGVTVSYFEWLQDLNHRSWSLERVHDELETEMLRAWEAVREQVETHDVTWRDAAYMVALERVAAAHEHRGLWP; via the coding sequence ATGGCATCCGCAGCATCATCCACCGCGAAAGACGACGAACCGACGGAAGAGACAGCGCTCGAAACAGCACGCCGCCAACTCCAGCGTGCGGCGGCGCACCTGGACGTTGACCCGGGTGTCATCGAGCGCCTCCACCACCCCAATCAAGTCCACCGCGTCTCGGTTCCGCTCGAACGCGACGACGGCACGACCGCTGTCTACACCGGCTATCGCGCCCAGCACGACAGCGTCCGCGGACCCTACAAAGGTGGCCTCCGGTTCCACCCCGACGTGACCGAAGACGAGTGTATCGGCCTCTCCATGTGGATGACGTGGAAGTGCGCAGTGATGGACATCCCCTTCGGTGGTGCCAAAGGTGGCATCGTCGTCAACCCGAAGGACCTCTCGACGGACGAAAAGGAGCGCCTGACCCGCCGCTTCGCCGAAGAACTCCGTCCGTTCATCGGCCCCACGAAAGACATCCCTGCCCCCGACATGGGAACCGACGCGCAGACGATGGCGTGGTTCATGGACGCCTACTCGATGCAGGAAGGCGAGACGCAGGCAGGCGTCGTCACGGGCAAGCCACCGGTCGTCGGCGGCAGCAAGGGCCGTGATACGGCACCCGGCCGTTCGGTCGCAATCGTCGCACGCGAAGCAATCGACTACCTCGGCTGGGACATCGAAGACACCACCGTCGCCGTCCAAGGATTCGGGTCCGTCGGCGCACCCGCCGCGCGACTCCTCGACGACCACGGCGCGACGGTCGTCGCCGTCTCCGACGTGAACGGCGCAATCTACGACCCCGACGGCCTCGACACCCACGACGTGCCGACCCACGAGGAAGAACCCGAAGCCGTCATGAAGTACGACGCGCCGGAGACGCTCTCGAACGAAGACCTCCTCGAACTCGACGTGGACGTACTCATCCCGGCCGCCATCGGCAACGTGCTGACCGCCGAGAACGCCGGCGACGTGCAGGCAGACCTCATCGTCGAAGGTGCGAACGGCCCGACCACCTCCGCGGCGAGCGAGATTTTCGAAGAACGCGAAATCCCTGTCGTCCCGGACATCCTCGCCAACGCCGGTGGTGTCACCGTCTCGTACTTCGAATGGTTGCAGGACCTCAACCACCGTTCGTGGTCGCTCGAACGCGTCCACGACGAACTGGAGACCGAGATGCTCCGCGCGTGGGAAGCCGTCCGCGAACAGGTCGAAACCCACGACGTGACGTGGCGTGACGCCGCGTACATGGTCGCACTCGAACGCGTCGCCGCCGCCCACGAACACCGCGGCCTCTGGCCCTAA